A single window of Pseudomonadota bacterium DNA harbors:
- a CDS encoding SAM-dependent methyltransferase, with product MFPTEPKNLGALYLIPNLLGEASIDSSLPTLIAAVVARLSCFIVEDEKSARRLIKQLSPGTDLRALSMQRLNKHTQESELALLTQPLLAGIDIGIISEAGCPAIADPGAEIVRLAHTLGVRVHPLVGPCSMTLALMASGFNGQRWRFAGYLPMEAPQRKETLLGLEQDLYNNGETQIVMDTPYRNQRLLEDILTHCRADTMLCVAAALTTSTELIQVQSVAEWRRRAATIGKTPALFLLGT from the coding sequence ATGTTCCCTACCGAGCCAAAGAACCTCGGAGCGCTATATCTAATCCCTAATCTTTTAGGGGAGGCATCTATCGATTCCTCGCTACCAACCCTTATAGCAGCCGTTGTTGCTCGCCTCTCCTGCTTCATAGTTGAGGATGAAAAGAGCGCTCGGCGTTTGATTAAGCAGCTCTCGCCAGGAACAGATCTGCGCGCGCTCTCGATGCAGCGCCTTAACAAGCATACACAGGAGTCTGAGTTAGCGCTCCTTACTCAGCCCTTGCTAGCTGGGATTGATATCGGAATTATCTCTGAGGCCGGCTGCCCAGCCATCGCGGATCCTGGGGCTGAGATCGTGCGGCTAGCACACACCCTTGGGGTAAGGGTACATCCATTGGTCGGCCCCTGCTCGATGACCCTGGCGTTAATGGCCTCTGGCTTTAACGGACAACGGTGGCGCTTTGCAGGATACCTGCCGATGGAGGCACCACAGAGAAAGGAGACCCTGCTAGGCCTCGAGCAGGACCTATACAATAACGGGGAAACGCAGATCGTGATGGATACTCCCTACCGAAATCAGCGCCTCCTTGAGGATATCCTAACGCACTGCCGCGCCGATACCATGCTGTGCGTAGCAGCCGCCCTGACAACATCGACAGAGTTAATTCAGGTGCAGTCAGTTGCCGAGTGGCGTCGCCGTGCTGCAACTATCGGCAAGACCCCAGCCCTGTTTTTGCTGGGAACGTAA
- the lipA gene encoding lipoyl synthase, producing the protein MPIDVPRNTTTLVKPSWLKVRAPGSPEYLETRKIVKDLKLHTVCEEAQCPNIGECWSHHTATFMIMGELCTRRCHFCSVKKGSSETLVALDQDEPERVGIAVKELRLKHAVITSVDRDDVHDNGAGHFLKTVAAVHKHAPGCKVELLIPDLKGSRRDLETILSAKIDVLNHNIETVPRLYKKVRPGAGYIRSLSIHRWAKEIDSGVITKSGIMVGLGESRAEVLAVMDDMRASDIDVMTIGQYLRPSQNQLPVKAFITPDEFKDYEVEGLKRGFRFVESGPFVRSSYHAWKHTADIAARD; encoded by the coding sequence ATGCCGATAGATGTCCCCCGTAACACAACCACTCTCGTCAAGCCATCGTGGCTTAAAGTGCGTGCGCCCGGCTCGCCTGAGTACCTTGAGACCCGCAAGATAGTTAAAGATCTTAAGCTCCACACCGTCTGTGAAGAGGCGCAGTGCCCAAATATCGGTGAGTGCTGGTCGCATCATACGGCGACCTTTATGATCATGGGGGAGCTGTGCACACGAAGATGTCACTTTTGCTCGGTAAAAAAAGGAAGCTCAGAGACCCTCGTTGCACTCGACCAAGACGAGCCCGAGCGCGTAGGCATTGCGGTTAAGGAGCTCCGTCTTAAGCACGCAGTTATCACCTCTGTTGATCGCGATGATGTGCATGATAACGGGGCTGGCCACTTTCTAAAAACCGTTGCTGCTGTGCATAAGCACGCACCTGGTTGTAAGGTTGAACTCCTTATTCCGGATCTCAAGGGCTCACGCAGGGATCTTGAAACGATCCTGAGTGCCAAAATAGATGTGCTTAACCACAATATTGAGACCGTTCCACGCCTCTATAAGAAGGTTCGCCCTGGGGCTGGTTATATTCGCTCCCTTTCAATTCACCGCTGGGCCAAGGAGATAGATTCGGGCGTTATAACGAAGTCCGGCATTATGGTTGGGCTCGGAGAGAGCCGTGCTGAGGTGCTGGCTGTGATGGATGATATGCGCGCGAGCGATATCGACGTTATGACCATCGGTCAATATCTTCGACCAAGCCAGAATCAGCTTCCTGTGAAGGCTTTTATCACCCCTGACGAGTTCAAAGACTACGAGGTTGAGGGATTAAAGCGCGGCTTTCGCTTCGTTGAATCAGGGCCCTTTGTGCGTAGCTCCTACCACGCCTGGAAGCATACTGCTGATATTGCGGCGCGAGACTAA